The DNA region AAATTACATCACTTTTGATACAAGGTTGACATTGTTTCAAATGTCTTACGGTTAGGGTTTAGGCTTAGGACATTTAATGACATCAGTCATGtaaattacagtgatcccttgttcatCGCGGTTAATGGTGACTAGAACCCggcgtgataagtgaaaaaccgcaaattcttttttttgtgtgtacaatgtacttattcagatttagcattgaaaatgaaaaaaatatttgtgtatatacattttacattttaagcacttcaaatgtaataattatgatgttttaaacatgttactgtcccatcgaattttttaaaaaacaataataaagtagaaaaatgcttgtctttattacatGCTTCAttcagtgagtccactcaaatccgctcacgctgCTCATTTACACACAATGACTTGCCACAGCAGGTGCTTAACAAGCAAAATGATGACTGACACATGTGGCcccttgaagtttcggcttccaagcttctctggcaagatcaaaccttattaCGTTAAatttaacaagcaactccagtgcactgcctgaccaagaaaagcaacaggagggagagtgagactacgtgatcggatcgggacagttctacaaaatactgtttttatttatttatttatttttttaaatgaaaaaaacatctgcgacggactgagggcgcaaagtttgaagcgcgaagtagcgagggatcactgtatattctTTTGATCCAAGTTGACATTGTTTCAAATGTTTTACAGTCAGTGTTTAGGCTaaggacacttaatgacatctgtcatgagcaATCATGTTCATGGcaggtgtcatgtcacaattatgatagtctcatgacactgtcataaacagCATTCTTCTTGCAATGCACTTCTTGCTCTCTTCACAGACGGACCTTCTGTCCATCGTTCCATCCTCTCTCTGTTCCATTCCATCATGGTGGACCTTTTCCTCAACCGAGTTCTGGTGGAAAACAACTGGGAGCAGGATGAGCTCAACACTGAGCGGGAAATTGTGGGGATTCTGGAAAACCGCATCCTCATGCTACTCTTTGCATCTGCAGAGTGCGACAAGTGTTGGGACTTTGTGCCTGTgcttaatgacttttttaaacgactgaaagacccagcttaTATTGAATATCCCAGACTGCTGGCACTCATTTACATCAGGTCTATGCCAgcatttttgcttgtttttatgTCACTACACAAAATGAGCTCATGTGTATTCAATTCATCATTTCCTACTCTGTGCAGCTTGGACCAATCAGAGGAGCAGCAGGGAAGATTTCTCAAGGAGATGCACAAAAAGGTTCTCTTTTTAGCCTTTGAGGACCCATACAGGGAGTAAGTGGATACgggagggatttttttttttatcttttgcaGTCTCCCTTTTCATATAGTATTATAGTGTACTATAATAACTATACAGGGCTCTAAATATGAGATATATTTGATAATAGATTTCAcaatcagttgacgggaaacagGGCCGCTCCGTTGGGggcctgttttcaaaaacttgaaatattttcaaaaccaaaacaggcacctcccttgagCATATATGAGATTCCActagcagcggcataaaaaaaattcaaattcgttccctaataaaatcccgattaattattttttatatataacaaACTTAAAAtgcctataaaattctcagattttacgctatgAAGGAATAGcaccttttctcgtatttactgtttgactgtttgtattactctaacattcccaatataaaataaatggcattaatatcatagtttaaggaaaatactaaggttaagactaaggtgaacgcgcggagtttggtctTTTGGCCGGGTTATCTGTATTTTGCCGGGtcattggagctgcgccagaggGCGTCCGGCGGGTCGGCTGGTGTgaatccggcaatctggctaaaaggtcagattccttcaactaGATCCACAAAAATAACCAAATGCagacacctatattttcaggctcttaaaaacgtataaatacattctatttt from Corythoichthys intestinalis isolate RoL2023-P3 chromosome 8, ASM3026506v1, whole genome shotgun sequence includes:
- the LOC130920777 gene encoding nucleoredoxin-like protein 1 codes for the protein MVDLFLNRVLVENNWEQDELNTEREIVGILENRILMLLFASAECDKCWDFVPVLNDFFKRLKDPAYIEYPRLLALIYISLDQSEEQQGRFLKEMHKKVLFLAFEDPYREELQAMFKVKDVPTVVVLRPDGSVLSPNAVQDIYRLGSECFRNWEESSELIERTFMLNEEFDNLNMRSATEPVRRLKYKTEDDKRKKRWWML